The Eubalaena glacialis isolate mEubGla1 chromosome 16, mEubGla1.1.hap2.+ XY, whole genome shotgun sequence genome segment TTTGTAAATAATCcattttgctcatctgtaaaagagtCAGTAACCACAGAGCAAaatgttaaaacaacaacaaaaagctagTAGGGAGAAAAGGAATAATTCCCTGCTAacacaaatacattttctatTGCACTAAATACACCTTTCAGGTTacagttttaaatgtttaaaaagagtTATTCACTTCTGGCTGTTAGTTTGAATTACTGAAAAGAtttcacctttctttttcttaaacatgGCTATGTCCAATGAAAACAGTAGAAAGTTCCAACAACCCTTGGAAAATATGTCACCTATAAACCAATTTCCTCAGGATGTAAGCAaactgaaggaaaagaagaaaaattaagtgtGGTTAACAGTATAGCCTCAGATTTTAAGCAAAGTATAAAGAAAGTCAACAGATGTCCACATTTGATTTCAAGAAACACTTATCATAAGCTGGACTTTGCTGCCCTCTTTTGTATCAGGAATGTAACACAAGTACCAAAGGGCACCTCCCAGAAACAGCCTGAGAAGTAAGGGGGGTTTGTGTGGCTTGTTTTCCCACCTAGGTAGTGAACTGCTAGGGCAGAAGATGCTTGCCTAATTGTCTTCATACATTTGTTGTTTCGTACATTTTTGTTGTATAAATACATGTGATttattctgactttttaaaaaagacttgatTGATTTACTTTGTTGAGCCTGAGAGCAAAAATCTGAGTTTccagttttatttacttatttttacatctttatggagtataattgctttacaatgttgtgttagtttctgctgtaaaacaaagtgagtcagctataaatatacgtatatccccatatctcctccctcttgcgtctccctcccaccctcgctatcccacccctctaggtggacacaaagcaccgagctggtctccctgtgctatgtggctgcttcccactagctatctgttttacatttggtagtgtatatatgtccatgccactctctcacttcgtcccagcttcccctctccccctccccgtgtcctcaagtccattctctacgtctgcatcttaaTTTCTGTccttggatggacctagggtctgtcatacagagtgaagtaagtcaagaaGAGTTCCGTTCCAATGTTGGCTATCCAATCTATCCTGCTTTAAAATCCAATGTTTTAAAACCAACGAAGGCAAAACAAGTTAGGCCTTGATTGCTTTTAGCTTAACAGCCACATTGCTTGAAGTTGTCTTTTAATGTTATATGACCTGAGCACAAAGTATATAGGTCTCCTTTGCTTATCGTCAGACTGTATACATGGTTTCTTTGATGgacaaatattccattttaaagaCCCAATGTTGTAGTGGAGGTTAAGAAAGATACCTATAGCCTTCGGTTTTCTAACTTAGAACACCCTACCCCTTCCCCCTCAGAATAAATCTAGAAAGTAGAGGTGTAAAGAGATTCCATTTCTAATGCAAAAATATAGTTAGCTAGTTATTACTATCATTTGTACCCACCCACCATCTTAAAAGCCAcattaaaggggcttccctggtggcacagtggttgggaatccgcctgccaaaacaggggacacgggttcaagccctggtccgggaagatcccacatgccgcggggcaactcagcccgtgcgccacaactactgagactgcactccagagcccatgagccacagctactgaggcctgtgcgcctagagcccgtgctccgcagcaagagaggccaccgcagagaggggcccgcgcaccgcaactagagaaagcccatgcacagcaacaaagacccaacgcagccaaaaaaaaaaaaaaagccacattaaGTCTTCTAAGCAACCTCTAGCAATACTTACACACTTCAGCCCTCACTTCAACTGTGAACGAAGAGGATATACTCTCAACCTGTGACTTCATAATTGTTGAAATTCTTCAATGGAATAAGAAATTACAGACTGCTTCTACAACAATAAAATCAAACTTTAATTGGAAAATCAGACAATATTGCATTCTTtccaaaacttttatttttatttttaaatacaaaatacaacACATTTCTCATTCAATTAATTTAACCAATTAATCCAAAGGAAAAAAGTGAGATACCATGATTACAAGTATGctaataaaataaacacttttagCAGGACACATGGAAACAATACTTTCagcaaattttataaaaatctggtataaaacaaagttaaatacaacatttttgaaatgacaaaatctaACCTATATTCTTTCAAAGAGACATTTGCACTTCTTGTCCTGGcttggaaacaaaacaaataaaacctcaaattatttcctttcatcCAAGTCGACTTGGCTAAACTGCATAAAGTTTGTGAGGATACGTTttgaaaaaaagcaataaatgcaAAATTAAGGCAAAACTGATAGCTGGTATCAGGTAAAGAGCACATTTAGTAGGACCCTTGCTAATAAGATGACTTTAATGTACTCGGAGCTACAGATTTCAAAGGGCACATTTGCACCTATTGCACATCTGATCCTCACAGCCTTCCTGAAGGAGGAAAGGCAATGATGCTCCCATTTCACTGAAGAGAAAACTAAGGCAACTCACTTAGATCACACAGCTTGACCAGTGGCACAAACACACATCAATGGCCTTGGAACACAGGAGAGAGTTTCCTGCTGGTAGATTTACCTTCCTCACTGCATCAAGATATGACAAAAGTGTAAGTTCCTCGAGGTCTGGAAAACAGACCCCAGTTGTAACAGGTAACGAGGACAGTCAGCTCAAGATTTCTCACTTGCCATTCAATTTACAGTAAAACACTGAGATAAAGAGGGAGGCTGATATGAGAAAAGGCGAAGAATGATCTGAAAGGTTGTATATGGCAAGGTTCCTTCCAAACCTAGAATGAACTagaaaaaactgaacaaatggTCTTATTGGGAGGCCAATATTCAAAGGGGTAAAAAAGAGACATAGAAATAGAAAGGTAGGAAATTCTTCATCTTAATAGCCCCAAGTGTTTGGCACACACTCTCACATAAATAATTCCAAAACTTCCTTGAGGTAGACAAACGTTAGAAATGGACAGAGTTCATGTAAAAAAAAGAtggatagaaggaaggaaggaaggaaggaaggaaggaaggaaggtggcaGCACTGAGAGGAACTATTTTTAACGCTACCTTTAAAAACCATTCCAGTTATTTGTAAAAACCCCTTTGGGTAAAGTGCGTAGACGCTAGCCATTTTATTCCTACACTTAAAGGATGAAACTACGTATCCTACAGCTAAAGGACCAAAGCCAAGTTGGGCCTGTGAAAGAAAGGCTACCAAAGTTCCCAGCAGGCGTGCACTTTTCTTAACATCTGTACCTGGACGTCGTTCTCTCCTCCTCAGTTTTTCAAGTCAGAGCTCAAGCGGACCCCCTGCAAGGTCTCTCCATGCTTCGGACATAACACCCCTCCTTCTGAAAGTCCTGCTTCCCTGGCGCGTTGCTGTTGCCGTGTTTTGTGGACTCAAAGCTACTCAAAGGCACACAGACAGCCCTGCCTCCTCACTCCTGAACCTTCAGGACCTGGCACCCTGTGGGTTCTCGTTAATCAACACCCCATCTGACCCCATCTCTCAAGCACTTCATTTTTTACTAAGTGAATAAAGTGAAGGTTTGTGTTGTTTACGTGAAATTCAATAAATTATCCTGCAAACCCATTTTTATCCCTCTGTTCCCCGCCCCCAGGGAGAATGAGTCTATAGGGCAAATTACTGGGTTACCACCTTAGTCCCGCTTTCCCATCCCATTTTTCATTAGAGTTACgtttctttcattaaaatatcCTTACGCACTCATGTGTGAAACGAAGTCACAAGAATGCCCCAAAGTTGCAAATCTGAACTTCCACTTGAAAGACCTTCAGGGAAAGAAACAGTTACGAACCGAATTAAGAGAAATAGCTATTCACAGGGACGTATTTTTGTACTTGTTTTGCTCCAATTTCTGCTACATAGATGGCTCCAGTCTTCCCACTGACGTCTAAGAGATGAGGTGAGACCTGATCCGCCAGCTGGATCGTGCTGGTCACCGAACAGTCGCCAATGCTTCCTACCGGGGGCGCCGCCACGAGTAAGAGCCGGCTCAGATGCAGCTGGGCTACGATCAAGCGCTTCCCGTCGGGAGTAAATCTAAGGAGGAAGACATGTCACATAATCAACCGGGGCAAAGCtaacataaatgtttattttttcaacataTGCATCCCCTACAGTGCTACACGACAGTGAGGACCTGCTTGCTGAAGGGTTCTTTCAAGGGGGCTTGAAAATTGATCTGATTCTGCTTCGCAGGGAACAAGAGATTTGTGATGACAGACTTAACCAAAGATTCGTTTacgtttttaaaattaacaatacTGGAATATTACACAGAGATGAAACCAATGGAGAATCGGTGTCAGGCTGAGTCTGAAACTATAGActcaagatttttattttcattctctgtttaaaaataaactgcatCTCGAGGGCAGAGGATGTAGGAAGGTCCAGCCTTTATTATCTCTGATACTTGGATCCCACAGCGTGCTGGGAGTTTAACCGCATTCACGCTGCCTGGGATTTGAAATATGATTACGTGTTCTCTGAaaacttctttccttctcctttttccttgatTAAAATTAACAGTAAATGTTTTAAACTTTCAGCTAGCTCTTCAGAGAAACTTAACATAAACCAAATGAAAcaagcattttaaaacaaaaagaaacgaTTACCTGACTGCAGAAGGTCCCTCTTCTGAGAAACAATTATTCCAAGCTCCTAACCACTCCCCCGTGTCTTTATCAAACACCTGAATTCTTTTATTGCCTCGGTCTGCCACCCACACCTGGgaacccaaagaaagaaaaagaagagggggagagaatgaatgtttattttcattagttTCATAAACACTCCCATTGAGGACTTAGAGGTCCTCaaagaagagaatattaaaaacccCATTTTCAGATAAGAAACTCAAATGCAGAAAGGTTAAATACTTTGTTTTAAGCAGAGCTTACAATAAGCGAGAGAGCCACGTATGGCCATCTGTCTTAACCTGAAGCCTAGAATGCTCTACTATACTAAACATCTGGCTAACTAAAAAGCTGGAGTACTCCACTATAACGCAGAGGATCAGGAGACACCGAGAAGTgacagcattcattcattccctcctcTAACGGCTGTCACTGAGTCCTGTTGACTTGCTGGTTCCTGGGCCAGCTAACAAGACAAAGACACAGAAAAGCAGCCCTGCTCTTTAGGAGCCCAGGCCAGTGGGAAGCCAGCTGTTCACTCGTATCGCATCATTAAACCTCTACCTGCTATTTACCAGGGTATGTCCGAAGTGCCAAACCGAAGTGCCAAACTAAAGAGGAAGCTTGGGAGATTTTAGTGACATATAAAGCCTGATAATGGGCTAACAGTAGGTTTAATTTAGGTTTGCTATAGGCTGTCATGAGTTCTTAAGGAAATTGTTATAAACAGGAAGGCAGATTGGACCTAAATGACATTTCGTGTACTATATTTGATGTATGCAACCTGTGGCATAGGTACAGGGTGGGTCAAATATGCTGacctctccttcccccttttGAGGATCCCTGGAGTTCTTGGATTTGTGGATTCAGGACTATTTCTTCAGGGTAACCCTGACTAAATCTTTGTCAATGCGTGTGAGTTTTGGTAGCCACTGAATTCATCTCTAgtcagaaacaaagaaagagaaagactcaGTGTATCACTTTAGAAAGGCTGTTGATCCCTGAGTAAGGTAATTTCTTAGATCTTTTCCTGATCTATGATTCTTTACTAAAGAGGAGTTTCCTTAAGGATTTTGGGATTACTGTCTTAGATAAGTGGCCAAGGAGGAAATACAATTTAGACCCTTGGATTGTATGACACTATAGGTTGTTAGCATTATCTTTCCTACTCAACAGATTTTTATTATGAGAAACCTGGTTTAAGAAACAACAAATCTAACTCTGGAACTAACAGACTTTTCACACAGGGTTGaggtgatgattaaatgagttaatcatGTCAAATGCCACAATAGCATTGCTGCTGTTGTTATAAAAACACAAGCGTCCAGAAATGAACACGCCCGTTTTTCATCACTTGGGGATGCTAGAGTATCCCCATCAAATGACCTCCAAGGACATTCCTCACCATGGTGAACTGACCTGGGTCTAGGTCTTGCCGACTCAGGAACTTGACCTTGTTCTTACCCCATGAGGGGAGTGGCTCATCAGGTTCAGGAGGGTAATGTGCAAAACCAGAATTCCAACTTTCTAGCTCCCAATTTACAGACAAGTTCATATGTTCAGTTATCTTCCTATCTACAATGGGAAATACTTGAAGATTTTATGATCAAAACATTCTCACTCTGTTAACATAGGAAGCCAAGTCATAATCAGAAGGTTGCTTGCTGAGCACAGAATCAGAAGTGGAAATGAATTAAATTTCTAATGGCGTGAAGCCAAGATAGTCTGATGCATCCACTGCACACCAAGGCAttcagtcatttaacaaatatgtaagACGACTACTACGGGCTAGGCACTAACATAGAAAGCAGAAGGGATGCAGTTCCAGCCCTCATACTGCCTACACTCTTATTAGGGGAGGCAATTTAACCATCATCTTACAGTGTGATAGTTACTATAATGGGGACGTAAGGGCTGCTACAGGAAAACAGGTGGAGAAActaatataaaacattttgggTGGGTTTGGTTACAGGAAGGTGCTtcccaaaagacatgtatgcTTAAAGGTGTGTAAAAGCAAAAGAGGTGGTAGTGGACAGACAgaggtgggaaaaaaagaaattgcaacTTGTTGGTTAAagctttctgttcctcagagtGGAGCTAGGTCACTTGGAGAACTAGAGTGCGCCTGGTCACTCCTTTTTTCAAGCTTCCAAGATTAAcctcttccatctcccttttGATCAACACGTTCTCAACACAACTCttttttttcaggcaacttcacttatatcctgttccattatTTGCTTCTTCTATCCTTTAAGTGACAGAGGTGATCTATTTTgctcatttctaaatatttggggaaCGTCATTATAGGACCCAAACATTTATAAGAGAGTATGTGGATATACCCAGAGGAATTGCCCAGACGTACCCAGATACACACATCCACTAACACACACACGTATCCAAATGTCTAGACACTCCCGTGTGCCCATATATCCATGCTCTGCACCACCCCCATATATGCAGACAGTCCACAGTGACGCTGTATATTTACCCGACCATCAGAATCAACTGTAACACTGTGAGGAATGCTGAACTTAGCAGGTCCTGTCCCATTTTCTCCATGTAGCCAAAGGATCATGAAATCTATAAACGGTACACATATATGGTCAGAACAACATATAGAATACCTTATGCAtttacatgttatattttatgtcacAAGTTACAAACTATTCAGTTATACCCCCAGCTGATTATGTTTTCCTGGCTTTCTGTTTATACATCCATTTGACTAATTTGTatgcttaaaaaaattctttccctGTTTCAAGCAATTAATCTGCTTCTTTAATGACTGTTTCCACCTGAATTTTTCATAACTCAAAACCACTGTTTAGGGTTCATGTCAACCTCCTCCTGAAACTGGTTCCCCTTCATAACCAACCTGTTATTTGGTATTACCATTCCTCTGAgcttaaaaattatgtttctataGGCTGTCTTATTTAATTCTCCTGTACTGAGTTGAAGgtgtccctctccccagccccaccagaaaaagatatgtccaagtcTCAATCTCCAgagctgtgaatgtgaccttaattGTATCTGCAAAGGCCCTATATCCAATAAGTTAGGGACCTTGAGATGAGGTGATTCTGGATTTAGAGCAGACCCTGAATCCAATggctagtgcccttataagagaaaggaggagaTCTGAGacaaagagacacacagagaagaaggaaatGTGAAGATAGAGGCAAAGACTGAAGTTATACTGAGTATCAGACAAATTAAATCCAACTTATTAAGTAACATTcttatattggattggccaaaaagttccttcagttTTCAAATATTGCAATAATACCACACAAAACTAAGCCACGTACCTTGGGACAATTTGATCAACCTGTTATTCAATCCTCCATCTCCATCCACAATGTAAATATCCCCTGTGTCTTCTACATATAATTCTGCAGGGTTATCAAACTGCAGGGGATTTAAACCAGTGCCTTTTTTGCCTGGGGTACCCAAAACTTGAACAAGATCACCAAaggaattgtattttttaatagtaTGACCGTAGAGTCCTATAAAGATAGACATgcacatttcaaaaatataacCATTGTACAAACATTCACATTTTTCAAGTAAGCTGAGAGCAAAAATTTAACAGAATTAAAtagcaataaaaagttaaaaggctCAGATAATTAAATGTTATATTTGACAAGCAATAGAGCTTCATTAGTTATAGCCAAATCTGTTCATGAATTAAAACCTCAGGCACTCCAAAATAAGTAGATTCTAAAtccaaataaagaaaactgaaaaaaaaaaaaaattgactcctTAAACAGAAGGCTCATGATGTAAAAGTACTGgtacaccattttctttttttaatcttatgacCTTGAATAAGCATTACTTGtataagaaaattaagaaggaTCTGGAAAACGAACAACTTATATTTGAAAACTGTTATTCCAGTCATTCACGGGCAGATCTCCAATTTCAGTGGGTGACtgaaaaagttctttaaaatacaaacttctgtttgtttgtttataaaagtCATTTATATCTATtcttgtgttgtgtttttttttattgcGCTAACGTTGGTTTATAACAATACTGactttttaaagttacatttctCCTAGtggaaacaaatacaaaattcaaCCCATTAGCTTTTCTTTTCTAAGAAAGGAATAGATCTTTCCAAATCACCAGTATCTTATCTTCTCACACTGAAACTTCTTTGAGTTAAAATTATCTTACAAGCAAAAGTATAAAGTGGGATATTAACAAATAGGGAAAAACTATAAAGCAGTTAACAGAAACCAACTTGAAGGCATACCAACACCAACTAACTGGCAGGTATTCAAATCATAAATTGGAAACAATGGGCTCTCTggaaataaagtgaatcagcttgcATTACAATCCCATCTTGACAATTGCATTTATTATTATACTTGCTTTGGAGACTTGAGATAAAGTCTGTAgcaataataagaaaagaaaacattaaagaaagcAAGCTACAAAGTCTCTgaggaattagaaaagaaatataataccagtaaataattttttttttaatggctatgATATGCAGCCATGTTTTTACTGAAGAGAATTTATTCTTCGAAATataggaaggaatagaaaaactGTCTTCAGATCTGTGTGTGGAAAAACAAGCTATAATGGAAAGAATGAAGAGACCATgtgtgttctttttatttctgggaACCAGTGAAGTATTTTATAAAAAAGGATCACATGAATGGAACGAATTAAAAAGTAATGGCCTCTTTTAACAGTGAATCccgaagaggaaaaaaaaaaatcaaatttcataGAGTCTAACAATGAACTCAGAGATAACTTAGATTTTGGGAGGTTAACCAGAACCTTACCATCCAAAATACAGCTTTAAATAAATGGGTCACGGGGCTGAGGCTCAGAAATCTTTTGGGTTCTGAGAACAGATGTGGTAAGGGCACTTCTTACAAAAACTGAGACCTCTTTAATTCCAAAACGGTATCTGAATTAGCCAGAAGTGGGGAAACAGAAGGACCTTCAAGCCATGAACATAACTGGGACAAGTAAGACTAGAAATGTTTTAAGATCTCTTTCCTTCCTGAGATCCTAAGATAATACCAGGTTATCTCTTATACCATCTTGTCTTAAGCCACAAGCACAAGCCAACAGTTATCTCTGAAAACTTATCTCACAGTTTTAAGTTCAACTGTGCTTACTTTGTTTTGCAGCACATTCTACTAAAAATATTCGACAGAAGGAAGGTTTCAGACATGCTGAAGTCAGTGGGATTTCAGAAACATTAACACCAGCAGTTCCTGCAGATCTTGTAGTTTGGGCAAGAAAGCAGTTCTGGTTTCTCAGCATaatctcactctctctcttttgtttcacctggaataattttttttcactttttaaagcatGTGGTTCAATAGCAAGAATTGAAGTCAAAGATTTTTCATTGTATTGTCACATGAGATCTGTTTAAACCTATTAGGCATTTAGCCTATTATAACTTCTGTTATCAGCATAATTTCTTTTGAAAGAGAAGTGGTAAAGGAAAACTAAAGGCAAGGACTCCATTCATTAGCTTTTAGAGATCgctattttattttgcttcacaGAAGAAGTTTAGAATTATCTAATCTAGGAAGAgcaactgatattttaaaaggcaaaagccCTGTGACAACTTAAAGGAAAGATCACAATAATCATACCCTCCTTGTTAAATGTCTTGATTCTACAGAAGTACAATATAAAGATTTAGAAACAAGCAATTTCACGAATCATTAAAGGAATTACAATTAGATTCGGCcactctgattttaaaatggacaagCAAGAACACGGGCAAAGCTGTGATTTCTAGCAAGATAATTTAATAGGTATTACTACACATACCACTTCCTACATCCGTGATCCAGACGGATTGTTCATGTGGTGTACTGGCTGCAAATATACCATGAGGTGTGTCAACTGTGTAATTCCAGGCTCGTAGGAAATATCCATCCTCTGTGAACACTAATACCTTTGGGATGTTATCCCCTCTCTGAAGGTATACAAAAATAACTGCTTAGATAGGATCACTTTTAAGGAAGCAATCTTTATTTTGgcagagagaaacaaaaattatagGTTAACCGAAGAATTTAGTAACGTTTAAAAAACCATCTACAAAACCTTACAATATTAATCTCTACCGCGTTCAAAACCAAAGTATTAACTTTAACTCAAAAAACGAATTCCACAATTGGCGTGATAAAAACGTATACAGTTACTGAGTTCGGTGAGACAAGAAAactgttttctttgtattcataacttaaaaaaaaaaatcccaactttACTTACTTGGGCTACGTAAACCAGTCCGTTGAGGGAGTCAACTGCAACACAAAATGTTGCTCCAGTAAAGTATTCTGAATACTTAGGCCAATCCACATCCAGCCGGTAAAGGGCTTCCTCAGCTCtccaggaaattttaaaagctaagtGAAGATGTAGCGGGAgctgggaaagaagagaaaataaggaaaatggcGACGTACCATATTACAAACGTTTTAACGCTAAGGAACAGGCAACGCGTCGGCGCTTCGGCCCCCGGTGCACGTTTTGAGATGAACTAGTGAGAGAACCAGCTCCACCTCCATCCCAAGACTGTCTCCCCACCCTGCTATCCACACACCCGACAGCCATTTCCTCACTATCCAACTCACCCGAGAGGCACAAAAACGCGAATGGAAAACCAGAAACGCAAGAAAGAAGCCAGCGCCGGCTACGCACACCCAGAATCTCGCCATGACTAGACAGGAATCCTGGCAAGGGAGAAAGATCGGCAGGCGGCTGGGGGCCGCCCGGACAGCCTCAGGTCCACGCGGTTCGTCGCTGCACTGAGCTCCTAGCTCCAATACGCCTAGGAGAGAACCAGAAGGCAGCAAAGACCAGGGCGAAAGAAAATCAGAACTGGGGTTCCGGATTCCCAGCGCGTTCCCGCcgcccgcctccccctccccatccccatgtcGCGTGCCCCGGGTTTACCCCGTGACCACCTTCGGACGGTCCACGCTGTGGACCTCTCCAGTCCGCCACAATCGGGGCGCCCGTAGATATGCCTTAACCACTCGacgttcattcttttaaattcagaCCTAACAACCAAAAATTAGCACAATCAAACCTTAGAATTAAGGTTTGATTAATAACTTTCAGGCTCTGGGAAAGACTTCAACTTCATCCAATTCCGAGACACCCAGGCATCCGCTATGGACACCTACATTCCCACACCAGGACCCCTCCATAGGCTCTCCGCGAAGAGTGGCTTCAGCTGGCGGCGCAGAGTTGCGTTTACTCTGGCGCGACGGGCTCCGTTGAAGGACCCCACGAGCCGGGGGAAGCTTTGGGGGGTAACCAGGAAGGGCTCTTGGCGCCGTTGGCGCTGCGGTCTTCGGGAGTCCCCCTACCTGAGACCGTGCCCCCTTCGCCCGGCTCCCGGTACTAGCCGGCCGCCGGCCCGCTCCCGGAAGCGGTGGCAGCTGGTAACAAAGAGCTGCCAGGCCGCTGCTGCCCGGGCTACGGGACCCAGGAGTCCGGCGGAGCTGCTGGGAGTGAGCGCGAGGCGGGCCATGAGGCCAGGTTCGCGGCGGTGAGGGGCGGCCGGCGGCGGCCGAGGTGCAAGTGCGGGCCGAGAAGCCGGTGCTTCCCTCCTCGCCGCCCGCGGGATTCGGGGCGCGGGTGCCTCTGCTCTCCGGGCCGGTCCACTCGGGAAGGCGGCTTCCGGACCTTCCCCCGGCGGCGCCTGCCTTTGAGCTGCGGGGACCGACGCTCTGCCTCCGGCTACCGAACCCCGGGTTTCTCTTCCCCGAGGGGGTCCTGAAGCTTTGTGTAAAGAAGCTGGGGAAGCCTGacgggttttgtttttaataaaaagtttttatgagtctccatttttagaaatttttgcaGAGTTTCAAGTACTCTACCTCTTCGCATTCTTTCTCCAGCTCCTtgagtctttttttcttctcagctgTAAACATTTTTACTATCGGAGCGGACCAGGGATGAACGTTTTGTAATTGAAACTGTAACTCTTCTCGTCGAGATAGTAGTCAAGATGGACAAAAAGTCCTTTGAAACGGTGCTGGATGAAATTAGAAAGGTAATTGCACTTAATTCCTTAAATCTGTGAGCTACGAATTCTCGTGATTTATTCTCTGTGAGGGACTGCGTGCATATTGTGTAAAATACGGGTTTAAGGATTGCAAAACTGGTTGGAATTTTAACGTATAGAGTAGGAGTTTATATCTTGATATATTTCACGATACAAATAGAAATTATGTTAACGCTAAACTTCTTGAGAATCAGTGCGGTGTTGCGGATATTATATTCAGAGCCCCTGGTTCCGAAACCCGCTCTACAAATCTTTAATAGCTCTGTAGTTTCGGATAAgtgattttaatatttctgaaccGATTTCCTCATCTTTCAGTAACGTAAGAGTGAGT includes the following:
- the NHLRC3 gene encoding NHL repeat-containing protein 3, whose protein sequence is MARFWVCVAGAGFFLAFLVFHSRFCASRLPLHLHLAFKISWRAEEALYRLDVDWPKYSEYFTGATFCVAVDSLNGLVYVAQRGDNIPKVLVFTEDGYFLRAWNYTVDTPHGIFAASTPHEQSVWITDVGSGLYGHTIKKYNSFGDLVQVLGTPGKKGTGLNPLQFDNPAELYVEDTGDIYIVDGDGGLNNRLIKLSQDFMILWLHGENGTGPAKFSIPHSVTVDSDGRVWVADRGNKRIQVFDKDTGEWLGAWNNCFSEEGPSAVRFTPDGKRLIVAQLHLSRLLLVAAPPVGSIGDCSVTSTIQLADQVSPHLLDVSGKTGAIYVAEIGAKQVQKYVPVNSYFS